The Oncorhynchus mykiss isolate Arlee chromosome 22, USDA_OmykA_1.1, whole genome shotgun sequence sequence AATGATAAATTGTcacttgaaaaaaaaaacatatttatgaACAAAAATGGAATCCAACAAATTAGATAGTTGAAAACAACAATAGCAAGAGTTTTTGCTGCTTTTCTCTCAGACTTATTTGCCTGTCCAGTTTTAACACCAGACACACAGGCAGCCTCTTTTGAAAATATCTTTCTGGCCTGTGATCTGGCCACCACAAAGATTTTCATATAAAGTGTTATAATAATAGAGCACGGGacaaccattgtaaatacaaggGCAATGATATTAACCCAATGTAACTCCTCTACAataaaacattcattcaaacacctACTGGGTACCTGTACATTTACTAAGTTTTTTATAATAGCAGCACGGTATATGATACAACAACACCAGGTAAATGATATACAACACATCattcttgttattgttattttagagTGGTACAATAAGGGATCACACACAGCAACATAGCGGTCAATAGATATCAATACCAAATTTCCCAGAGATAAAGAAGTACATAAACAAGCAATGTAGAAataaaacacacagaaatattccCCAAAACCCCAGCATGATTCCATTATTGCTATAGTCGTTACTGGTATCACAATCAGTCCCACCAGGAGATctgacacagccagagagaggatgagCAGGTTGGTTGTAGTGTGGAGCTGCTTgaagtgagagatggagatgatCACCAGTATGTTCAAAAATACTGTAACTACTGAAATCAATGAGAAGAAGATGTACAGTGTTATGTAGATTGTTGTCGATAGCAATTCCATTCTGCAAGAAGAGTTTCTGTCTTGAAAACAGTAttgaacatctttgtttttctCCATTTGTAATAAAGGGTAGAAATGCTGAGGTCCTGCTCCTGCTTGGTCCTGTGTGTGACCCTGTAAGTTCAGCCTTCTGACAAACTCTGAGTTCTGACTCTCTATTTATCCCTGAATAGCTGACAACCACTCCCCTCCCCGGAGTCTCTCTGCACACACAATAGAGCacagaaatgaaaaaaaaaacagttggaTAAACAAATAATTAGTGAAAGCTTGACGTAATGTGTGACAGGATTGGATGTTGTTGTGGTCTCGTAGCCTATCCTTCAACCTTACTGATAGTTAGAGATGAGAGAAAAGGTGCATTTTctttaaaatcaaattttatttgtcacatgcgccaaacaggtgtggaccttacagtgaaatggttacttacaagcAGTTAacaaacaatacagttttatgaaaaaaataagttaagtaaaacatttaaaataacagtagcaactAATtagagagcagcagtaaaaaaaacaatagcaaggctatatacagggggtacaggtacagaatcaatgtgcggatcaatgtgcgggggcaccagttagtcgaggaaATTGAGATAATACTGTATGATCagttaaagtttacatacacttaggttggagtcattaaaactcgtttttcaaccactccacaaatgtcttattaacaaactatagttttggcaagtcggttaggacatacactttgtgcatgacacaagtcatttttccaacaattgtttacagacagattatttcacttataattcaatgtatcacaattccagtgggtcagaagtttacatacgataagttgactgtgcttttaaagagcttggaaaattccagaaaattatgtaatggatttagaagcttctgataggcgaattgacatcatttgagtcaattggaggtgtacatgtggatgtatttcaaggcctaccttcaaactcagtgcctctttgcttgacatcatggaaaatcaaaagaaatcagtcaagacctccaaaattttttttgtagacttccacaagtctggttcatccttgggagcaatttccaaacgcctgaaggtaccacgttcatctgtacaaacaatagtatgcaagtataaacactatgggactatgcagccatcataccgctcaggaaggagacgtgttctcctagagatgaacgtactttggtgcgaaaagtgcaaatcaatcccagaacaacagcaaaggaccttgtggagaggctggaggaaacaggtacaaaagtatctatatccacagtaaaatgagtccaatatcgacataacctgaaaggcctctcaacAAGGAAAAAGGAAACTGCTCCAAAaatgccataaaaaagccagactacggtttgcaaacgcacatggggacaaagatcgtactttttggagaaatgtcctctggtcagacGAAACAaagatagaactgtttggcaataatgaccatcgttatgtttggaggaaaaagggggatgcttgcaagccgaagaacaccatcccaaccatgaagcatgggggtggcatcatcatgttgtgggggtgcattgctgcaggtgggactggtgcacttcacaaaatagatggcatcatgaggtaggaaaatgatgttgatatattgaagccacatctcaagacatcagtcaggaagttaaagcttggtcgcaaatgggtcttccaaatggacaatgaccccaagcatacttccaaagttgtggcaaaatggcttaaggacaaaaaagtcaaggtattggagtggccaacacaaagccctgacctcaatcctatacagAATTTGTGCAcagactgaaaaagtgtgtgtgagcaaggaggcctacaatcctgactcagttacaccagctctgtcaggaggaataggccaaaattcacccaactatttgtgggaagcttgtggaaggctacgcaaaacgtttgacccaagttaaacaatttaaaggccatgctaccaaatattacttgagtgtatgtaaacttctgacccactgggaatgtgatgaaagaaataaaagctggaataaataattatctcctattattctgacatttcacgttcttaaaataaagtggtgatcataactgacgatgtcaggaattgtgagtttaaatgtatttggctaatgggTATggaaacttcccacttcaactgtacatgtaggtagagttatttaagtgactatgtatagacaataaacagagagtagcagcagtgtaaaagaggcggggaggcaatgcaaatagtctgggtagccatttgattagctggtCAGCAGTCTTAatgcctgggggtagaagcttttaagAAATATTTGGGATCCAGACCTGGcggtccggtaccgcttgccgtaaggtagcagagagaacagtctatgactagggtggctggagtctctgacgatctttagggccttcctctgacactgcctggtatcgaggtcctggatggcaggaagcttggccccagtgatgtactgggccatacacactagcctctgtagtgccttgcggtcggaggccgagcagtttccataccaggcagtgatgcaaccagtgctctcgatggtgcagctgtagaatgtttttgaggatctgaggacccatgccaaaccttttcagtctcctgaagggtaataggctttgtcgtgccctcttcacaactgtcttggtgtctttggaccatgatagtttgttggtgatgtggacaccaaggaacttgaagctgtcaacctggcaccacacggccaggtctctgacctcctctctatagactgcctcattgttgtcggtgatcaggcctaccactgttgtgccatCTGCAAGCTTAGTgaaggtgttggagtcatgcctgaccatgcagtcatgaatgaacaggagtacaggaggggactgagcacgcacccctgagggaaccccgtgttgaggatcagtgtggcggatgtgttgttacctacccttaccacatggagacggcccgtcaggaagtccattcTGAGCATTTTAAATGGGAAAATATAGTAGGGGTGATTATTTGGTCACTTAAAGGTTATTATACATGAGAAATAGGATAACTGTGCAAGACTAACTGTTTTTGCTGATGCCAATGCTCAGTTTGGAACATAATCCACAACCTCGGGAAATTAGACGGCACGCCACACGTCAGCTGGCTAGTGTAGGAAAACTGACAGTAAGGAAGTTGATGAGATGGCGAACTTGATGGTGTATGCGCTTATAGCACATTCAATCAAAATGAATATTGGGATTCCATAGAAACATTCCATAGACTTAAAAAATGTCCATATGAACTGAATTATGAACCATATTTCTTCAAGTTGAGGCAGACTTTGGCTCATTTACATCATGGGGACAAATAATGTTtgacatcagacatcagacatcagaacAACCAATCTGTGTTCTGACCCAATGTTTTTTTAATGTGACTAAGAAGTgtgagcatgcgcagaccagctggctgatgtgtttacggacatattcaatcgttccctatcccagtctgtagtccccacatgcttcaagatggcttccattgttcctgtacccaagaaggcaaagatttttttatttttctgttattttaccaggtacgttgactgagaacacattctcatttgcagcaacgacctggggaatagttacaggggagaggagggggatgaatctgccaattgtaaactggggattattaggtgatcgtgatggtttgatggccagattgtgaatttagccaggacaccggggttaacacccctactcttacgataagtaccatgggatctttaatgaccgcagagagtcaggacacccgtttaatgtctcatccgaaagacggcaccctacacagggcagtgtccccaatcactgccctggggcattgggatattttttaggccagaggaaagagtggctcctcctggccctccaacaccacttccagcagcaactggtctcccatccagggactagATAACCGATAAGTAGATAAGTAGATAACTGATGACTAGataagataactgaactaaatgattaTCGCCCCGTAgctctcacttctgtcatcatgaagtggttTGAaaaactagtcaaggatcatatcaccttcaccttaccggccaccctagacccacttcagtttgcataccgccctaacaggtccacagacgacgcaatcaccatcgcactctacactgccctATCCATCTGGACagaaggaatacctatgtaagaatgctgttcattgactacagctcagcattcaacaacatagtaccctccaagctcatcatcaagctggaggccctggttctcaaccctgccctgtgcaactgggtcctggactttctgaccggccgcccccaggtgttgaaggtaggaaacaacatctccactttgttGACCCTCAACAGTGAGGCCCcaacaagggtgtgtgctcatccccctcctgtactccatgttcacccatgactgcgtggccatgcacgcctccatctcaatcatcaagtatgcagatgacacagcagtagtgggcttgattaccaacaacaatgagacagcctacaaggtGGAGGTTAGGGCACTCGGCgtttggtgtcaggaaaacaacctctcactcaacgtcaacaaaacaaaacaaaggagatgatcatggacttcaggaaacagcagagggagcacccccctatccacattgaagggacagcagtggagaaggtggaaagttttaagtttctcggcgtacacatcacagacaaactgaaatggtccacccacacagacaatgtggagaagaaggcgcaacagcgtctcttcaaaatcaggaggctgaagaaatttgacttcaCCCAAAACcttgacaaacttttacagatgcacaatcaagagcatcctgtcgggctgtatctcAGCAtgctacggcaactgcaccgccctcaaccgcatgGCCCTccagaggttggtgtggtttgCACAACGcctcaccgggggcaaactacctgccctgcaTGACAGCTACAGCAccgttgtcacaggaaggccaaaatatTCATCAAGGACATccaccacccaagccactgcctgtatcatccagaaggcgaggtcagtacagatgcagcAATGCTGGGACCGAgatactgaaaaacagcttctatctcaaggactTCAGACTGCTAAaaagcaatcactaactcagaaaggctgctgcctacatttgagacccaatcactggccacttgaataaatggatcactagtcacttatacaatgccactctaaataatgctaatttaataatgttttttatatatcttacattactcatatcccatgtatatactgtattttataccatctattgcaccttgcctatgccactcgaccatcgctcatccatatacttatacagtggggcaaaaaagtatttagtcagccaccaattgtgcaagttctcccacttaaaaatatgagagaggcctgtgattttcattataggtacacttcaactatgacagacaaaatgaggggaaaaaaatccagaaaatcatattgtaggattttttatgattttatttgcaaattatggtggaaaataagtatttggtcacctacaaacaagcaagatttctggctctcacagacctgtaacttcttctttaagaggcacccctgtcctccactcgttcgttacctgtattaatgctACACAAATTGCCATTCTATAATGGTGTTGCTGGTTTCACCTTGTTGACTTCTCAACTGCCTGGTAGAGTTcgtttttttccccaaaaaaattatATTGGAAATTGCTATTTGATTTGTTAGTAATAGGAATTTATGATAAAAAATAATGTCATCATGTTTTTCAAGAAGAGACAGTTCAAGGTATAAAGAACCATGATCGTAAGGTTCTAATTGAAACCTTTATGGTGCTATATAGAACCATTTCATAAGGTTGTAAAAAGGTTCTGTGAACTGGTGACAGGTTGCCACTTATCAAACCAATCAACTATTTTGCCAATATGGAGCTCCAAACTGAGGTTGTGTTTCTGAAAAATGTTCAGCAACAAGCTAGCTATCGTAAGATACAAAACTAACTGTGAGCGTTAGATGCCAGCCCTCCTATTCAAATGCAAGATGTGAAACTGAAGTTCTTTAGACTTCCAATATTCAATACAACGAAATAAGATTCAGAAGGATGGCCTTGTGAAACTACAGGACACATAAAGGCATAAGTCATTTGGCCAGTGCATTAGAAAATTGACAGTCAGGCAGTTGATAAGATGGTACATCTTTATGGTGTATTTGCTAATTGCATTTCATAGGAACATTCCATagacttgtaaaaatgtccatcTGAACTGAATTATGAAACAATGATTCAAGTCAACAGAGACAGTTACATCATTGGGACACATAATATTTGCCAGAGATCACCCTGCAGTAGTCTGACCCAATCATATTGTTTGTCTAATTAGTTGTTGTCTCAGATTCCAGAGGGACCTGTTAGCACTGACCTGCAAGGCTCTGTAATAATGACACTTACATCACTCTACCAATTAAAGGTGTcaaacaagaacacacacacgcgtgcgcacacacacagtcagacacacacacacacacacagtcagacagacacacacaaacacatacagaagCACATACAAACATCTAGTACACTGTAATTTGATCTCTCTAGCACTCATGATTCTCAAAGAGCATATTGCATTAGCAAAACTCAACCTGTGCTCTGTGACTGACGTCACTGGCACAATACTGTAAGTGAACACCTCTTTAATGATATTAGTTTGACTTTAAGTTTCTCACACCAGAGGGTCCTGTTATCACCTGTATGCAAGGCTCTGGAATAATGAGGTCCAAAACTCTAAGGAATTCCACCAATTAAAGGTGTTAGAGACACAAACGCTTTACTCAAGGGACCCAATAAGGCCCCAATAGAGCATAAACATTCAAAGTGACCTGATCTGAAACTCGCCATCCTATCGATTTCTGAGGAGTGATTTCCGtttagccactctaccataaaggcctgattggtggagtgctgcagagaatgttgtccttttggaaggttctcccatctccacagagaatctctggagctctgtcagacttacttttgggttcttggtcacctccctggcagagacccttctcccctgattgctcagtttgctcTAGGAAgaggtcttggtggttccaaacttcttccatttcagcgTGATagaggcaactgtgttcttggggaccgtatatgctgcagaaatgttttggtacccttccccagatcggtaccttgacacaatcctgtctctgagctctacagacaattccttcgacctcatggcttggtatatgctctgacatgcactgtcaactgtgggatcttatgtAGAAAGtttgcctttctaaatcatgtccaatcaattgaatttccacATGTGGAAtccaatccagttgtagaaacatttcaaggatggtcaatagaaacaggatgcaactgagctcaatttcgagtctcatagcctagggtctgaatacttatgtaaataagctattcagttttttagcaaatgtatgaaaacttattttcactttgtcattatgggttattgtgtgtagattgatgaggaaaaacatgaatttaatacatttttgaataagctTGTACCATAACAAAATCTAGCAAATGGgaagggatttttttttacacatatttaacccctttttttgcATTGTCACAAAACTGGGGGTAGTAGAATAAAACGGAGAATCTTTCCTtttcacattagtttgtagcccaaacggtttGGATGCTACAAACAGAAGTTGGAATATTGACGGTACCGACCTCAGACAAGTCCCCTGGGGCTTGTGAGGGTCGTAGAGCAAAGTGGTCCTTATAAATTTGTAGGCCAAACAGACTTTTCATGGTCTGTCAAATACCGCTGTAGATcggccacctttcaccgcagctGTTGAAGACCGCCATGggcagatgcggtggattgaAGCGCAGCCCATGCAGACATATCTAgtttaaactgatggattttgatggggattttttattatgTTTCTTACACCGGTGCTACACTAGACTCTAGGGGATTTAATCAAGATATTCATAAAGAGGTAGGTTTTCAGAGTACACCTCCCCTAACCTTATTTAAGTCTCAATCCTACACCCCcctctatgggttagggttagacagataACAAGTCATTTTCATAAATACCCAACTGaacttgtatttttttatatgGCCTCTCTCAGATTTCATGGGgcatgatccaggatcaacacatctaaacaatgatccaggatcaacactgATATATGTCCAGTCCAGAATCAACACTGATATATGAAGATCCAGGATCAACAACGATATAATATGATGCAGGATTAACCCAGATATAATATGATGCAGGATCAATATAGACACATCTTACATGCTAAATGCTTGCTTCACAAATGCAGCACTGATTTCATGACTTGAAGCAGGCCACTGATAAGGCCTTTTCAAGTTGTTTACTCAAAGTAGACATTAGTTTGCTTTTTGAGATGTTTACAACGTTCATACTGTAACCCTAATTGGTAGCACTTTATAATAACACACTGTAATAAAGCATTTATACTGGATTAATAAATAGGTTATTCATCACTTAGTAATAAATGTGTCAATAACTAGCTTACTAGTTATCACTTGTTAATAAACATGTGAACAACTACCTTACTAACATTTACAAATACTAACTTACTAACATTTACTAACATTTACAAAATTTACAaaatttccactgcatttcagccttgCAACACAAGGACCAgctgtcagtgattctctcgttaacacaggtgtcagtgttgacgaggacaaggctggagatcacgctgtcatgctgattgagttcgaataacagactgaaagcttcaaaaggagggcggtgcttggtctagggtttctgggatgatggtgttgatgtgagccatgaccagcctttcaaagcacttcatggctacagggagaggttgaaaatgttagtgaagacacttgctagtttgTAAGCGcatggccctgcggccttgtgaatgttgacctgtctaaaggtcttactcacatcggctgcggagagcgtgatcacagggtcttccggaacagctggtgctctcatgcatgtttcagtgttatttgcctcaaagcaagcatagaagtagtttagctcgtctggtaggatcgtgtcactgggcagctctctgctgtgcttccctttgtagtctgtaatggtttgcaggccttgccacatccaacgagcgtcagagccagtgtagtacgactCGAGTACGAGTCCTGTAATGagactttgcctgtttgatggtttgtcggtgggcatagcgggatttcttataagcctccgggttagagtcccacttcTTGAAAGCggcaatccatggtttctggttggggtatgtacatacgttcattgtggggatgacgtcatcgatgcacttattgatgaagccaataacagatgtgatgtactcctcaataTCATTgaaggaatcccggaacatattccagtctgtgctagcaaaacagtcctgcagcttagcatctgcttcatctggccacttttttattgatctagtcactggtgcttcctgctttaattgttgcttgtaaaccggaatcaggaggatagaattatggtcagatttgccaaatggagggcgagggagagctttgaatgcatctctgtgtgtggagtataggtggtccagagttctttttactctggttgcacatttaacattttgatagaaatgaggtaaaacggattcaATTTTCCCCGCAGtgaagtccccggctactaggagcaccgcctctgggtgagcgttttcttgtttgcttatagcAGAAttcagctcattcaatgctatcttggtgccagcctctgactgtggtggtacgTAAACAGCTAAAAAGAATATAGACGAAAACTCTCTCGGCaggtaatgtggtctgcagcttatcatgagaaactacctcaggcgagcaatggcttgagacttccttagatattgcgcaccagctgttgttcacAAAAATACGTCGACCGCCGCCCCTTGTTTTACCagatgccgctgttctatcctgccaataCATCGTATAACCatccagctgtatgttgatattgtcgtcatTCACGATTCCATGAAGcataaaatgttgcagtttttaatgtcccggtggtagttt is a genomic window containing:
- the LOC110502166 gene encoding trace amine-associated receptor 6-like translates to MEKNKDVQYCFQDRNSSCRMELLSTTIYITLYIFFSLISVVTVFLNILVIISISHFKQLHTTTNLLILSLAVSDLLVGLIVIPVTTIAIMESCWGFGEYFCVFYFYIACLCTSLSLGNLVLISIDRYVAVCDPLLYHSKITITRMMCCISFTWCCCIIYRAAIIKNLVNVQVPSRCLNECFIVEELHWVNIIALVFTMVVPCSIIITLYMKIFVVARSQARKIFSKEAACVSGVKTGQANKSERKAAKTLAIVVFNYLICWIPFLFINMFFFSSDNLSFIIGFLPLVNSLINPIIYAFFYPWFKVTAKHILTLKLRYS